A part of Brachybacterium faecium DSM 4810 genomic DNA contains:
- a CDS encoding alpha-L-fucosidase (PFAM: Alpha-L-fucosidase) yields the protein MDTAPDGTAADTDILRPTPEQLQWQKDGLGVFFHFGINTFAGKEWSDGSVPSDLFAPSDLDTDQWVRTARDLGAVYVILTAKHHDGFCLWPTATTDYSVASSPWRDGTGDVVAELAASCRKHGMKLGLYLSPWDRNAPQYEDPEVYDEFYLTQLRELCTNYGELYELWFDGAGSAGREYAWDRIGALIAELQPQAMVFNMGPATIRWVGNEDGLASDPVEYVTRSTDLNQYDPDVVDLGQARYLPPECDVSLRRGWFWQEGESPKDLAHLLGIHDRSIGLGANLLLNIPPNRAGRIGEDDAARCRELRAALDARFGSPQPAALSQETDSVVRLDLPASAEQGFDHIELRERLEEGQRVRSHRITTDQGQLVAEGGTIGVRRLHRLPQPLHARTLRVELVGEGAVLEDACVHDASGAPVPALDESNKAPSTAPVD from the coding sequence ATGGACACAGCCCCTGACGGCACCGCCGCCGACACCGATATCCTCCGTCCCACCCCTGAACAGCTGCAGTGGCAGAAGGATGGCCTCGGCGTCTTCTTCCACTTCGGGATCAACACCTTCGCGGGCAAGGAGTGGAGCGACGGCTCCGTGCCCTCCGACCTCTTCGCGCCCAGCGACCTCGACACCGACCAGTGGGTGCGCACCGCCCGCGACCTCGGCGCCGTCTACGTGATCCTCACCGCGAAGCATCACGACGGCTTCTGCCTGTGGCCCACCGCGACGACCGACTACTCCGTCGCCTCCTCCCCGTGGCGCGACGGCACCGGCGACGTGGTGGCGGAGCTCGCCGCCTCCTGCCGGAAGCACGGCATGAAGCTCGGCCTGTACCTCTCGCCCTGGGACCGCAACGCCCCGCAGTACGAGGACCCGGAGGTCTACGACGAGTTCTACCTCACCCAGCTGCGGGAGCTGTGCACGAACTACGGCGAGCTGTACGAGCTGTGGTTCGACGGGGCGGGCTCCGCGGGCCGGGAGTACGCCTGGGACCGCATCGGTGCGCTCATCGCCGAGCTGCAGCCCCAGGCGATGGTCTTCAACATGGGGCCGGCGACCATCCGCTGGGTGGGCAACGAGGACGGCCTGGCCTCCGACCCGGTCGAGTACGTCACCCGCTCCACGGATCTCAACCAGTACGACCCCGACGTGGTGGACCTGGGCCAGGCACGCTACCTGCCCCCGGAGTGCGACGTCTCCCTGCGCCGCGGCTGGTTCTGGCAGGAGGGAGAGTCGCCCAAGGACCTCGCTCACCTGCTGGGAATCCATGACCGCTCGATCGGTCTGGGCGCCAACCTGCTGCTGAACATCCCGCCGAACCGGGCGGGGCGGATCGGCGAGGACGATGCGGCACGCTGCCGTGAGCTGCGTGCGGCGCTGGACGCCCGCTTCGGCTCCCCACAGCCCGCCGCGCTGTCCCAGGAGACGGACTCGGTGGTGCGCCTGGACCTGCCGGCCTCCGCGGAGCAGGGCTTCGACCACATCGAGCTGCGCGAACGGCTCGAGGAGGGTCAGCGCGTCCGCTCCCACCGCATCACCACGGACCAGGGGCAGCTGGTCGCCGAGGGCGGCACCATCGGCGTGCGTCGCCTCCACCGGCTCCCTCAGCCGCTGCACGCCCGCACCCTGCGCGTCGAGCTGGTGGGCGAGGGAGCGGTGCTGGAGGATGCCTGCGTGCACGATGCCAGCGGCGCGCCCGTGCCCGCGCTGGACGAGTCGAACAAAGCCCCGTCGACCGCTCCGGTGGACTGA
- a CDS encoding ABC-type sugar transport system, periplasmic component (PFAM: Bacterial extracellular solute-binding protein) gives MGPKARESEPFGDGSTTLSVITRSVTNFDPTTNLFSKYLEEKTGVKIEYGTVPRGDEGAPKVNAILAGGDLPDALMLGPEWMGGFTKSELYVYGQQGLFMALDELIDRLAPELQEVFALNPEFRKAWTAPDGAMYAFPSVNQCYHCMSSDYRTWVHTPSMKEAGFSEQPATLEEFEQMLAAMKEANPDIRPMTGWKDNLPLQLLGAAHLNMGTNQLRRDGDTIVYTPTDPAMRDVFRVAARLVRDGLLDRNAFTQTSEQLIRLGMNEAGSQVGVCQGVSQGNFADVDYTDPDARYREFEPLRPFAGPQGDPVIAWDDPPGAGSVGLVIPADSADPETLVRWADFQLGLLSTLSMRLGPQDEFWTWGEDGDLGIDDRPALYKKVLQEEEMQNVVWEEHGVFNLALDVRHGEAVDEMTSFEPMLYRAGKLYEEFAAPPESQFYSPFFDQDQAAQVGELRTNIDSAYVRGATSMCLGELDPDSDADWESYLTSLSNAGADQYLEVLTEADANQV, from the coding sequence GTGGGTCCGAAGGCGCGCGAGAGCGAGCCCTTCGGCGACGGCAGCACCACCCTGTCGGTCATCACCCGCAGCGTGACCAACTTCGACCCCACCACCAACCTCTTCTCGAAATACCTCGAGGAGAAGACCGGGGTGAAGATCGAGTACGGCACCGTGCCGCGCGGCGACGAGGGCGCCCCGAAGGTCAACGCGATCCTCGCCGGCGGCGATCTGCCGGACGCGCTCATGCTGGGTCCGGAGTGGATGGGCGGCTTCACGAAGTCGGAGCTGTACGTCTACGGACAGCAGGGCCTGTTCATGGCGCTGGACGAGCTCATCGACCGGCTCGCCCCCGAGCTGCAGGAGGTCTTCGCCCTGAACCCGGAGTTCCGCAAGGCGTGGACCGCCCCCGACGGGGCGATGTATGCCTTCCCCTCGGTGAACCAGTGCTACCACTGCATGTCCTCCGACTACCGCACCTGGGTCCACACCCCGTCGATGAAGGAGGCGGGGTTCAGCGAGCAGCCGGCGACGCTCGAGGAGTTCGAGCAGATGCTCGCGGCCATGAAGGAGGCGAACCCGGACATCCGCCCGATGACCGGCTGGAAGGACAACCTCCCCCTGCAGCTGCTCGGCGCGGCCCACCTGAACATGGGCACCAATCAGCTGCGGCGCGACGGCGACACCATCGTGTACACCCCCACGGATCCGGCGATGCGGGACGTGTTCCGCGTGGCCGCCCGCCTGGTGCGCGACGGGCTGCTGGACCGCAACGCCTTCACCCAGACCAGCGAGCAGCTGATCCGCCTCGGCATGAACGAGGCCGGGAGCCAGGTCGGCGTCTGCCAGGGCGTCTCCCAGGGCAACTTCGCCGATGTCGACTACACCGATCCGGACGCCCGCTACCGGGAGTTCGAGCCGCTGCGCCCCTTCGCCGGCCCGCAGGGCGATCCGGTCATCGCCTGGGACGACCCGCCCGGCGCCGGCTCGGTGGGTCTGGTGATCCCCGCCGACAGCGCCGATCCGGAGACCCTGGTGCGCTGGGCGGACTTCCAGCTCGGCCTGCTGTCCACGCTGAGCATGCGGCTCGGCCCGCAGGACGAGTTCTGGACCTGGGGTGAGGACGGCGATCTCGGGATCGACGACCGCCCCGCACTGTACAAGAAGGTCCTCCAGGAGGAGGAGATGCAGAACGTGGTGTGGGAGGAGCACGGCGTGTTCAACCTCGCCCTGGACGTGCGCCACGGCGAGGCGGTCGACGAGATGACCAGCTTCGAGCCGATGCTCTACCGCGCCGGGAAGCTGTACGAGGAGTTCGCGGCCCCGCCGGAGTCGCAGTTCTACAGCCCGTTCTTCGACCAGGACCAGGCGGCCCAGGTCGGTGAGCTGCGCACGAACATCGACAGCGCCTATGTGCGCGGGGCGACCAGCATGTGCCTGGGCGAGCTGGACCCGGATTCCGACGCGGACTGGGAGTCCTACCTCACCTCGCTGTCGAACGCCGGGGCCGATCAGTACCTCGAGGTCCTCACGGAGGCGGACGCGAACCAGGTCTGA
- a CDS encoding ABC-type sugar transport system, periplasmic component (PFAM: Bacterial extracellular solute-binding protein~TIGRFAM: Tat (twin-arginine translocation) pathway signal sequence), whose amino-acid sequence MPPLARRAFLGRSAAVGAAAVAAPLALSACGGSDENEETTGGDDYEPGSASLQVEIAPEIEGVNYPEDYVGPRARELEPFGDGETEFSMLTQTDPGMDFTTNYYSQHVEETTGVKVSYLTVPAGEDGKTKVNAIVAGGDLPHAMMVGQDIFNLSEISIYSEQGLFLPLDKLIDENAPHIVDMFTDFPDMRQQYSSPDGKLYAVPSMNDCYHCKAANVRTWINSRWLEGVGAEAPQTLTE is encoded by the coding sequence GTGCCCCCGCTCGCGCGGCGCGCCTTCCTCGGACGAAGTGCCGCAGTGGGAGCTGCCGCGGTCGCTGCCCCGCTGGCGCTGAGCGCCTGCGGCGGGTCCGACGAGAACGAGGAGACCACCGGGGGCGACGACTACGAACCCGGCAGCGCGAGCCTCCAGGTCGAGATCGCTCCGGAGATCGAGGGCGTGAACTACCCCGAGGACTATGTGGGCCCGCGGGCACGGGAGCTCGAGCCGTTCGGCGACGGGGAGACCGAGTTCTCGATGCTCACCCAGACCGATCCCGGGATGGACTTCACGACGAACTACTACTCGCAGCACGTCGAGGAGACCACCGGCGTGAAGGTCTCCTACCTCACCGTCCCCGCCGGCGAGGACGGCAAGACCAAGGTCAACGCGATCGTCGCGGGCGGCGATCTCCCCCACGCGATGATGGTGGGCCAGGACATCTTCAACCTCTCGGAGATCAGCATCTACAGCGAGCAGGGGCTGTTCCTCCCGCTGGACAAGCTGATCGACGAGAACGCACCGCACATCGTGGACATGTTCACGGACTTCCCGGACATGCGCCAGCAGTACTCCTCCCCCGATGGCAAGCTCTACGCCGTCCCGTCGATGAACGACTGCTACCACTGCAAGGCCGCCAATGTGCGCACCTGGATCAACTCCCGCTGGCTCGAGGGTGTCGGTGCGGAGGCGCCCCAGACCCTCACGGAGTAG